In Aedes albopictus strain Foshan chromosome 3, AalbF5, whole genome shotgun sequence, the genomic window TCGCTTCCTAGTGGAGCTTTGAACAATCATGTTTATTCTACTGTTTACTAAATTGCGCAATAGAATTTTCTGTGGTTGCAATAATTTCACCAGCTTGCTAAAAGAATGTTTAAATTTCGAACAGGGAATTTAGTTGATTTGATTTTTGTATCCATTTGGGAGAAAACACACATTTAAATTTCATCAATGTTGAGATCGTCGCCATCCTCTTCTTCCTCGATGGGTTTGGTCTTCTTGACCTCTTGCTTGACGGGTTCCTTGCGCAGGGAGTCGGTTTTGGCACGATCGTCATACTCGATCTCGACATCAgagtcatcatcatcgtcagacGATTCCTCTTCTTCCGCCTCCTGGAGCCATTTAACGAATGGGAGAGCCTTCTCGTGAATCTGCGTGGCCACCTCCTTGGAGACGTACTTCTTGCTCACCTTCTGAGACCACTCGAGGATTGCCTTCTCTTCCAGGATGTCGGTATCGTAGAACAGCTTGAAGACACCGGGCACTTTGTCCATTAGTTTATCAGCATGCAGCGCGATGATTTGCTCCAGACCCCCGATCAGGTATTTTTGAGCTTTGGAATCCTCGTGAGTGAAGCGAAGCAGCATATTCCGATGCTTACGGACTTCTTGGACAATGTTCGCGGTGAACAGCAGTTCCGCAAGCACCAAGGTTGATTTTGCTTGGATGTCCAGCAGACCGGCTTCCGTGAAGAGTTCCTTATGAGTTTGAACATTCTCGAGTTCACCGGAATCGCGCTTCTTCTTCACCAGCTCATAAAAGATGTCCAGGCGTTCCTTTTCGGTTTTATCAAAATCATCCGAAACGGTCATGTTTTTAGCTCCATCTGTCAAGTCTTGCATTCGAGCACGGACAGCTTCCTCCGAGGTATCTACCGTCCAGTtaacgtcatcatcgtcatctccGTTCATGGTTTTAGCTTGACCATCGATGGTGTCATCGGCCGCGGAAGAAGCATCCAGAGTGCTGTCAGCCGCAGTCGATTCATCACCATTTTCGCCGGCCTTCTTACCACGGGTCTTGCGCTTTCCTTCGGTCAACGATGCGCCCTGGTTCGCCGGGTTCACATTCGGTGGATTCTTAATGATGAAGGTGTTAACCTTATGGTTGACCTCCAACGGACCGTGGAATCCGCACGCTTTGCAACCCTGCGAAATGGTACCCTTCTTCGACGATACGATCAGATCGGTTTCGGGATTATCACACTCCGGACAGAGGACAAACTTGCGGATGAAACCATCCAGTAGGTCCTGCAGCTTGTTGGCGTCGTGGGACCCATTGACGATAAAGCGCTCATTCTGTAACAAGGGAGGAAAAACAATAAAGAATGATTTAAATTATACATGTTCAATTATTGGGTTttactacatggcgaccgtaacagaACCAATCCCATCTGAAAACTAACAATAGGTACAAACAGAAATTCATCCTAATGGGTGTTTGCCATTAATCAGAAAATATAAagcttagaccgttcgcaatactgttttattttgtacggcgagttttaaaatttttaaaactcgccatacaaaataaaacagcattgcgaacggcctggAGATGTGAACAAAGCCAGACGTTCCCCCGATTGAAACCCTCCTTGCGGTTACTCACCTTGTGATCGAACTGAGTCTGAGCTCCCAGCTCGCAACCAAAGTACTTGGTTGGATAGGTTGCCGGACGGCCGATGGCACGTGCCACGTCGGCCATGTTCACAATGACCGTCTTGATGCCGTTACCCTTTCCTTCGACCTTGGCATTGATCCGGGGCATCTTGTAACGGTAGAACACATCCGCCACATTACGGTTGACGTTAACGGTACCCATGATGGCGCTGAGACTTGGTTACTTTTCTCTTGGGATATAACAGATGACACCTGGTGACGGAACATAAATTGTTATAACTATTCAAAACTCAGAGGACACGCGATGGATCGCGTTGCACTTACAAATAGTAAGATAAAATCCTTCAATCTCGATAGTACGGGGATACTCTCTGCTCAGAAAGAACTACGATTTATCTCTCACTTGGGATCGATTTCTATCCGGAATGATACACTTCCTCAGGACTTCTGGTTTCGGTTCCTGCCAGCTCACTTTCGTCGCCTTCTAGCAAGCTAAATTCATTTGTTGCAGACACTGACGCGAGAGGATTCGACCACTCAGCTGCTTGAGCTTACAACTGTTAGGTTTTACTACGATGCTGTCGTCGATGATGGTGACAATTGAGTCTCCGTCTCCGATTTGTGGTTCCACGGTTGATATCAAAAGCATTGGTATATTGATTACGGATTCGTGTATTCTGCTGACGCGCAATGGTGCTGATTCCACACTTCGATTAGGAATTTTACTGCGCTGTAACGCTGCAGACTGCTGCTTCAAATAATTTTATGGGTGGAGTTTTGATTTGCTCCTGTAGACTATGATAGAACTTGACGCGTTTTAGATTGCTCACTGCTGCTCAGCGCTTATCTGAGAGTGGAAAaaaaaggaaacaaaacaaaaacaaaataagagGGTGCTGGGCTAACTAAAGGATAAACAACTTCCAGCTAAAACATAAACGTAACAGGAGAAAATGctgaaataaacgaaaacaaatcTAA contains:
- the LOC109399541 gene encoding eukaryotic translation initiation factor 5; its protein translation is MGTVNVNRNVADVFYRYKMPRINAKVEGKGNGIKTVIVNMADVARAIGRPATYPTKYFGCELGAQTQFDHKNERFIVNGSHDANKLQDLLDGFIRKFVLCPECDNPETDLIVSSKKGTISQGCKACGFHGPLEVNHKVNTFIIKNPPNVNPANQGASLTEGKRKTRGKKAGENGDESTAADSTLDASSAADDTIDGQAKTMNGDDDDDVNWTVDTSEEAVRARMQDLTDGAKNMTVSDDFDKTEKERLDIFYELVKKKRDSGELENVQTHKELFTEAGLLDIQAKSTLVLAELLFTANIVQEVRKHRNMLLRFTHEDSKAQKYLIGGLEQIIALHADKLMDKVPGVFKLFYDTDILEEKAILEWSQKVSKKYVSKEVATQIHEKALPFVKWLQEAEEEESSDDDDDSDVEIEYDDRAKTDSLRKEPVKQEVKKTKPIEEEEDGDDLNIDEI